One window from the genome of Erwinia sorbitola encodes:
- the add gene encoding adenosine deaminase yields the protein MIDSQLPLTDIHRHLDGNIRAQTILDLGREFNLALPAATLETLRPHVQVIETEPDLVSFLNKLDWGVKVLGSLDACRRVALENVEDAARAGIHYAELRFSPGYMAMTHNLPVAGVVEAVIDGIKAGCSAHNIDVRLIGIMSRTFGEEACLRELDGLLAHRDSITALDLAGDELGFPGSQFLSHFNRARDAGLRITVHAGEAAGAESIWQAIRELGAERIGHGVKAVEDTALMDFMAKHGIGVESCLTSNIQTSTVASLARHPLKTFLEHGILATINTDDPAVQGIEIGHEYSVAAPAAGLSLAQMRVAQENGLKIAFLSDAEKTAVRARVAA from the coding sequence ATGATCGATTCCCAGCTTCCCCTTACCGATATTCATCGCCATCTTGACGGCAATATTCGCGCACAAACCATCCTTGATTTAGGCCGTGAGTTTAATCTTGCTCTGCCTGCCGCTACCCTGGAAACGCTGCGTCCTCATGTGCAGGTGATTGAGACTGAGCCAGACCTGGTCAGCTTCCTCAACAAGCTGGACTGGGGCGTAAAAGTGCTCGGCTCACTGGATGCCTGTCGCCGTGTGGCGCTGGAAAACGTCGAAGATGCTGCCCGTGCCGGGATCCACTACGCAGAGCTGCGCTTTTCACCGGGCTATATGGCGATGACCCATAACCTGCCGGTAGCAGGCGTGGTGGAAGCAGTTATTGACGGGATCAAAGCGGGTTGCAGCGCACACAATATTGATGTGCGTCTGATTGGTATTATGAGCCGTACCTTTGGTGAAGAAGCCTGTCTGCGCGAGCTTGATGGGCTGCTGGCGCATCGTGACAGCATTACAGCGCTTGACCTGGCGGGTGATGAGCTTGGTTTCCCCGGCAGCCAGTTCCTCAGCCACTTTAACCGTGCACGCGATGCCGGACTGCGCATTACGGTACATGCCGGAGAAGCAGCAGGAGCCGAGAGCATCTGGCAGGCGATCCGCGAGCTGGGCGCTGAACGTATTGGTCACGGAGTCAAAGCGGTAGAGGATACGGCACTGATGGACTTTATGGCGAAGCATGGCATTGGCGTTGAGTCATGCCTGACATCGAATATTCAGACCAGCACTGTGGCCTCGCTGGCGCGCCATCCGCTGAAGACGTTCCTTGAGCACGGCATTCTCGCCACTATTAATACCGACGATCCGGCGGTTCAGGGAATTGAAATTGGTCATGAATATAGCGTGGCCGCGCCCGCAGCAGGTCTGAGCCTGGCCCAGATGCGTGTGGCGCAGGAGAATGGACTGAAGATCGCCTTCCTCAGCGATGCGGAAAAAACCGCAGTTCGTGCCCGCGTAGCGGCATAA